The window GCTATTAAATTAAGTGGACACGTATAAATGCTTTGTAGATTTTCCTTATTCCGTAGGTACTTGGTCGTTTTAGTTCTCTGCTGTATATCATCAACTCTCTAGATACACGTGATTGTCTTTAGGGTGTAAATTTTGACTCAAATTTTTAGGGTAGAatggttttagaaaaaaaaacatctgacatgaattaaagattaataaagCATAAAttagatgttttttttaaattatatcgAAGTGGAAACACAGATCatggaaaaatataaattttatatttatttttcgtataaattttagatttatacAAGTGAATCAGTCAATTCAATTCTCAACAGCCGCAGTCCAATACAAAAGGCTTCCTCGAGTACTATGTGTTTCAGACCGCCATATACATTCTATGGAGATAGCGAAATTGTCGCCTTTATGGCGACACACCCACTCCCCGGTGTAACCTGATCTGCCTCATTGACGAACAAATGCGCACAAGGTTGCAAACGATCGCAGATAGGCGATATGTTGAAGGTTTTCAACTGTGGCTTCAAGCTATATCATAGAAAAACATCTCAGGAAATTGTCAGCGATCAAGCTTAAATTTTTTCAGATTAAATGATGCATTCCTTGTAAAAAAAAGAACCATTTTTCTTTCgagtttaatttaatatttaattcaaaataatttttaatgattattttaaaaaaaataaaaaaaatttcaaaagtaagttaaaatatttaactGGTGCTATATTGATGGAGCGTGGACAAAACAGTTTTTTTATAGGATAATATGATGGTTCTGTATCACAGGTTCAAAAGATaatatgatgaaaaatatttgacGAAGCTTACTTTTTGATACATAATGTGAATTCTGATTTATGTGATGGAACTGATTAAACTCTTTAAAATTGGTGACTCGGTTCAATATCaactgtttaaaaaaaaaattacaatttttaaattatttcatGAAAAAGTtcacattttatatattaatctaAACAAATTAGTTTCAttatatttatactatttttagagtttccattatattttatattattaacggAATACTAACAATGATATATaggttataaaaattaattaaatagttAATTATACATGCCAAAGTTTATTTATATCGAGCTTATAATCATTATTCAACGTTGTATTACCACCATCATGCCGAAGTTTAAATCATATCTGATGCAAGATCAGAAACTGGCCCTAATCCGACTACCCAAATCCTAACTATGAAACAAGATCTAAGAATCCGGTCCAAAACAATGGATTTGAGAGAAAGCTTCAACCGGTTCATATAGGTTAACCGTACTCAGCCGACCCATCTACCCAGTCTATACGAATTTATCAGCCAGTTCGACCAGTTTAACATCAATAAGAAGACAACAGATATAGAAGATCGTCCACTTGAAGAATTCGGTCCAAAGAATACTTGAATAGTTCAATCCATTTCCAGTCCAGCAAGGAGGATATTTTGGGCAGCCTTACGTATGAGAGACATGAGGGTAACATCGATACGTTTCGAGACGGACTGCTCGAACCTATTGGATATAACTACGAATTCGATGGATTGGCCAACATTCGCGATGGAGATGGAGGTGTTCTATAGACTACATGAGGACTTCGAGGATGTGAGCCTTATTCACATTCCTCGGAGCACGAATGGTCGGACGGACGCGTTAGCGAGCGAAGCCAGAACCAGAAGCTATATTTTCTTCCATATAGATTAAACGCAGACATATGAAGGTGCTCTCCAGAAAATCGGCTCGTCTAACCGACACTTGATCTAGTTTTAAATGGgcagttgacaaaaaaactatcaaaattTGTATGAGAATTGTTCAAGCTTGTTGAGGAGAATTTAGTGGTGACTAAGAAGAAATGTCAAGTTAAAAGGTCAAGTTGTTGAAAAAAttgaaagaagaagaggaggacgaTTTAGTATGGTCTTGGATTCAAAGGAGAATCTTCAAAAGCTAAAGGTGTCTTTGTGTTAGCAGGAAAAGCAAAGACTATAGATGCATCCTCTACAAAGCTAATGGTTAAGGTTTCTGCAGGGAGTACAACTGATGTGAAGACTGCAAATGATGTAAAGACTGGACTAATACGAGTACTGCCACAACGAGTGCTACAGAGAATTTTCTGACTTGAGTGCATCTCAACGAAATTTTTGTCATAATTGTGGTGTTATTGGGCATATTAGGCTAAACTGTATCAAGCTATTGAGGGAGGACAATCGGGTGGAGCAAGTTTATGATATGGGGTTTCAAGGTCCAATATGTTATTCTTGTGAAGTTCAAGGACATGTTCGTGATGGTTTCTAGTTTGTTCAAGGAGCAAAACATGAAGGGATGAGACTCATGAATATGTGATCTAGAAGATTTGATTGTTATGGTGATGGTACAATGAGATTTCATCCATGGTTTTGAACCATGATGTGTCTTATATGGTGAGATTGGAGATATGATTTTCAAGGAAGCAATGATAAGCGCACATACATAGTTAAAAAAGGGAAAttgaagatatatatatttctggAGTATTTGTATCAAATCACGAAGTGGTACAAGAGGTAGTACAGATGCGGACACGTGGGTTGTGTTGGAATTTATGTATTGTGATGTGTGCGAAATGTTAAGCTTGGAAAAATTAGGCTATATTTGTTTGAAGACAAATGGAAATTTACTTTAAGTGAAATAGAAGTTTGCTTGTAGGGAAAAAAAGTAAAAGGGAAAATATTACTTTAAGAAAAATTTCCTTGGGTGAACTTGAAGTGCAAGTATAGGTTTGCTATataaagatgattttttttatgatgAAAAGCGAATCTTGGAGAATAAAAAACTGAAAGAGGTTTGTGGTTGTGTGATTGATGTGAGTTAGCTGTTGATGTATTTGGTGACATACTTCCAAAGATTTGAAAGATTGAAATCTAAGTTCTAGAGTGAGTTTTATCTTAAGATTAAGCTATCTTAGAGAATTCTTATAATATAGAAGGGTGGTATTTCAAGAAGATCACTCTTAATTTACGTGTTAGCAAATTAGTTGTTTTTGCTTTCTTATTTTAATGAATATcgaaaaaattgtattttatttattgtatgttCTTTACTATGACTTCATAAACACTTTCAATGAGCAGCTATAGATATATCGTTTTATCTATCAAGAACGGATCTTGAGAGATGCTCGGCAATTAAATTGCACAACCCAAATTCCTTCTCATACTCACTAAACTGAGCTCCCCTAATTGTGTTCCTAAATGCGGTTAAGTGAGACATGGGGTTAGTTTTCCCTTAATAAGCTGGAAGAGTTTTAGCTTGAGAGTGAGATGAAAAAATGAATGGAAATAAACTGATGATGGGaattagtttttatattgaAGACTTCATACGGTTTTACAAATCCCTACAATATGGGGAGTATATATGAAAAGTGACTAGAATGTGTGTAGAATTGTAAACTGTCTCGAATTGGTCCctcctatttatgttatttatgtttctcttcttgATTTTTACATTTAATGGCACTGTATTTggtatgtttaaatttttttggtcaaatcgCTTGATGACTCATATTTGAAGTGAATGCAAACAAGGTCTCATATTAGAAATTTAGATAAATAATGTCTATTATATAAAAGATGTCTAGCTTTGATTAGTACGAGACATTTTGAAAAAGAGTTCAAAACCAAATTTATGCGATGCATAACTCTGATTAGTACTATACATTTTGGAAAGAAGCCTAAAACCAAATTTATACGAGCTTTGATTGTTCGtctaaaattaaacaatatcaTACTAATCGACCTGAGAAAAATTAGACATGCGCTTgaaaaaacctaaaaatctTGAATAAGTTTTTAGTTCATTCAGAGTTGACATCTAGTACTTAAAAGGATGCATAATTCTGATTAGTATTATACCTTTTTGAAAGGAGTCTAAAACCAAATCTATACGAGCTTTGATTGTTCGTCCCaaattaaataatatcataCTAATCGACATGAGAAGAAATGACATGGGcttgaaaaaaaactaaaagtcTTGAATAAGTTTTTAGTTCATTCAGAGTTGACATCTGGTGTACCAAATAGGTTTCCATCATGCCGTTTATTCTATGTAGATATGAGTTTCATTCTTGACTTTGATCCATACTTCACACATTAACAATGTTCTTGCTTTGTTTCTTATTTATAGGCTCTTTATTTACGCTTTATTGGATTATAGTTTTGaccaaaatttataacttataaTCACACTCGTAAATTCAATTCTTGTTGTATATTTACAAGGCTATTATACACAAGGATGTATTTGATGGAGTTAATACAAATCAAATCATAATAAGTTTTATTGAGTTAATATCATATATTGTAATCATGTTGTTTTGTCGACTTTGAGtgtattttgttaaaataacTTTGTATTAGTtgtatttatatacattttattaatttctaaaacgattaagttatataaatacaacttatttatataactaaaaagaataaagtttatataacttatttattAATACAAGTTAAAAGAATTCTAAAAAGAACAAACAATAATATAAAGTTTGTGTTTCCAAACGATTTGTTTCTGCGATAAGTTACGAGAATATTAACACTCGTTTCATGATCTCTCAGAAACGGTATGCACCACTTATTCTAATGTTTATCTCAGATCACATCATATCATCCAAATCCCCAataagaacaaaataaaaatgtacaGTAGGACCAATCGATCCAAATATTATATACTCATCAGTATTATTTCAAATGGTAAGAAAGAGGATGAGTAACAATAGAATCACCCTGTGAGATATAAGATGTTAGTTCAGAAGTCCATAGACTTGGACATAACActttaaatagatataattttaactttaaacTAATGTAGCAAATAGAAAACCTAATGCGACCAAAAACCAAACAAAGTTCCTATTTAGGAGATaagtacccccccccccccccccccccccccccccccccctccctcCCCTCCCCTCTTCCCCTCCCCTCCCCAATAGAAGCTTCCGTTATGGAAGATTCATGTATTGAATTTTATGCCCACATTCACCAACTGAAGACGTTTTATCGACCTCTACGCTACAGCTCAACATGTCAACTTAGCTGGCCGCATCATTCATCACACTCGTCTCAGTCTGACATACATAAGTACATCTCTGTATCTAGCTAACATTTATACTCGTCTCATAACCCAACTATAATTATCCATTAAAGCAAGCAATGTTGAACTCTCTAAAATCCTATTTTCAGTTTAAGCAGAAAACATACTATAAGTATACGAAGACTCCAAAAAGACTTAATCCACAAATATTGGATATATTTCAACTAAACCATACCAATTTTAACTCCAAAACTATGTACAAGAAATTACGAGAATATCTCTCATATTTACCCATGGTTGGAACGATGGATGGAAGATGTTAGATTTCTAGttatctaaaataatattttcaaaaattgtaactctttttaaatataaactcCCCAAAATAggtattttttctaaaatgaaaaaatttcCATAAATGGAACTAGTcttgaaatgattttttttttaaaaatagatatattacAATGGTACCATTAAGAAGTTTTCCATAATAGAATAAAGGTTTCTTAATTAGAAAAATAGATATAGGGTTTCCAAATTCAAAACATAATCGAGACAAAAACTAAAACCGTCATGATTTCTAAACATACCTCGGTTTATCGATCATGAAGATGATTTCAAAATATGAGAGCGAGATATTTTTATTGATACTAAGATCACATTCTGGATTCTTCCGCACCTATAAAAAAATCTTAGTTAAAGTTTACTGTTTGTGAATCCAATCTCAGAAATGAGTTTGgaagaaacaaacataattCTTAAACCATAACTTCAAATGATTCTCCCCTTTCGGGTATAGCTAGATCTATGAATTGCCTTGAAAGTTAAGTTTCAAAATTCTCTGTTTGAATCAGCAATTTTTCTCTTCTCCTAAAACGTCTCTAGTGGACTTTATTCTCGTTTTTAAtctgtttaaataaaaaaataggattTCTTCCAATGGAGATGAATTTTAATTACTATACCGAGATTAATGAGTCGTTACAAGAATCTTGTTAAACAAATTTACAAATTGGTATATTGTATGATAAAATATGCTTTCTCTTGAACATGATACACCTCTGGTTATTGTTTATTTCCTTGCTGTCCACTGtccaaaataaaaacttttaaaacgAAAATACAGAGAACGACAAGTACAACGGAAACTCATAGGAAGTGAAGGAACACAACAAAGGAAATGATACTTCCGAACAATAAAGATTATGagcattaaattaaaaataaatgtgtgCGTGCGTGTGGgtcaaaattaataaatattacgTACGTGTGTGTTTTAGTCAAAAGAATCAACACCGTCACTCACTATAGCTAATAATGTCGGAGCAATGTCTCCTTGTAGACTATCCTCTGCATTATATATACACCCATTCTTAGTGCTTGTTCCTCATCAGGGCTcacattttatatatatcaaaacttTCACTCTAATAATTCTCTTTCCCTCTCTCTCTGCTACAACTTACAAGTCTAAGTACTTGTCCTTCTTACATATATATTGATCACCGATTTATAACATCTAAGAATGTTGTCAAGCAAAGTTATCAACGAATCTCACGGACAAGACTCATCCTACTTTCTTGGATGGCAAGAATACGAGAAGAATCCTTTCCACGAAACACTTAACCCTAGTGGGATCGTTCAAATGGGTCTTGCTGAAAACCAGGTTTGTATGAATCCTTAACTAATAGTACAAAACTAAACTACTAtgaaaaaaaactctaaaacttCTTTGATTAATTCCCGCTCATTGGTTGGTGTATAACCTTTGTTTATGCAGCTTTCATTCGACCTGATAGAGTCGTGGCTTGACGATCACCCCGAAGTCTTGGGTTTGAAGAAAAACGAAGAGTCAGTTTTTAAACATTTAGCTCTGTTCCAAGATTACCATGGCTTGCCGGCTTTCAAAGATGTAAGTAATACTAACTTCTCTGATTTATTCAGAGTGTATAATCCAAGTTTTACTGTACGACGATGACAATAAGTATATATGCTTTGATACGACAGGCCATGGCTAAATTCATGGAAAAAATCAGAGGGAGCAAAGTGAAATTCAATGCAAACAAGATGGTGCTCACAGCTGGCTCAACCTCGGCTAACGAGACTCTAATGTTCTGCCTCGCTAATCCAGGAGATGCCTTTCTTATCCCTGCACCTTATTATCCAGGGTACGTTTATACTAACGTTTTCAAATTCATTACCGTTGGTTACAAGAAAGGCAAACTAAATTTGTTTGTTGGCTTTATCGTTTGAAGGTTTGATAGAGATCTCAAGTGGCGGACAGGAGTAGAGATTGTTCCGATCCATTGTGTAAGCTCAAATGGGTACAAGATAACAAAGGAAGCGTTGGAAGACGCGTACGAACGAGCTCACAAACTTAATCTAAATGTTAAAGGAGTTCTCATAACGAATCCTTCAAACCCTCTTGGAACTTCCACCACCCGTGGCGAGCTTGATCTTCTTCTCACCTTCACATCCGCCAAGAAAATCCATATGGTGAGCGATGAGATCTACTCGGGGACGGTGTTTGACTCTCCTGAGTTCACCAGCGTACTAGAAGTGGCCAAGGATAAGAACATGGATTTGGATGAAAAAATTCATGTTGTTTACAGTTTGTCTAAGGATCTAGGCCTCCCTGGATTTCGCGTAGGCTTGATTTACTCAAACAATGAGAAAGTGGTGTCAGCGGCGACCAAAATGTCCAGTTTTGGACTCAT of the Brassica rapa cultivar Chiifu-401-42 chromosome A03, CAAS_Brap_v3.01, whole genome shotgun sequence genome contains:
- the LOC103858466 gene encoding 1-aminocyclopropane-1-carboxylate synthase 11; translated protein: MLSSKVINESHGQDSSYFLGWQEYEKNPFHETLNPSGIVQMGLAENQLSFDLIESWLDDHPEVLGLKKNEESVFKHLALFQDYHGLPAFKDAMAKFMEKIRGSKVKFNANKMVLTAGSTSANETLMFCLANPGDAFLIPAPYYPGFDRDLKWRTGVEIVPIHCVSSNGYKITKEALEDAYERAHKLNLNVKGVLITNPSNPLGTSTTRGELDLLLTFTSAKKIHMVSDEIYSGTVFDSPEFTSVLEVAKDKNMDLDEKIHVVYSLSKDLGLPGFRVGLIYSNNEKVVSAATKMSSFGLISSQTQHLLANLLSDERFTTKYLEVNRKRLRERRDRLVSGLKKAGIGCLKSNGGLFCWVDLRHLLKSNTFEAEHSLWTKIVCEVGLNISPGSSCHSDEPGWFRVCFANMSDQTLGVAMDRVHGFVEAMVMNTNHGKQKRTMWDSRRRSLINKWVSKLSSVQCESER